aggcatgagccactgtgcccggccacttttgttgttgttgttgttttgtttttgagacggagtctcactctgtcgcctgggctggagtgcagtggcatgatcttggctcactgcaacctctgcctcctgggttcaagtgattctcctgcctcaacctctcaactagctgggattacaggcgccttccactacgcccagctaattttttgtgtttagtagagacgggctttcaccatgttggtcaggctgatctcaaactcctgaccttgtgatttgcccaccttggcctcccaaagtgctgggattacaggcatgagccaccatgcccagcccacttttgttgtttttaataggaAGTAGTTACATATCATGAAGGCTTGTGAGCAGTGTTGATCAGTAGAAATATTTAGTCCTAAAGCAATGTCAGATTGAGGTGTTGAGTAAATTTTTATCATGTAATACTTATTGAgctcttctgaattttttttaatttaatggtgTTAAAAGTGAGAAGCAACTTATCAGAATGCCCTATTATAGAGTTCTCGTTTGTTTTGGAGAAAGGGCTTTTTGGTTTTCTTCAATACATTTTCATAACACAGTTTGTATTTCCTGTTCTACTTTGAGATAATCAAAGCCCCAGCTTGGGCCCTTCTTAAGCAGACATAGGAGACTTTTGTGGGATCATGAAGACAGACCAGTAGCTGTGGTGTTGGAACTCCTACTTTGTAGTACACTCAGCTCAGCAGTGATTTCATGACCATAATAAgctttaaaatttcagaaaatgtatcattttcccttttcataggaggaggagagggatagAAAAAGGTAGTAGGAAGGCATTAGTGAAGGTGATAGTACAAAATCTAAGTGGTGGGAGGTTGCTGGTTAACATTTAGATTAGCAAATTAGtaaattttttcttccattttaaagatactgaattggccgggcgcggtggctcacgcctgtaatcccagcactttgggacgccaaggtgggcggatcacaaggtcaggagatcgagaccatcctggctaacacggtgaaaccctgtctctgctaaaaatacaaaaaaaattagccgggcatggtggcaggcacctgtagtcccagctactcgggaggctgaggcaggagaatggcgtgaacccaggaggcagaagttgcagtgagccaagatcgcaccactgcactccagcctgggcaacagagcaagactccatctcaaaaaaaaaaaaaaaaaaaagatactgaatCATCCATTCGAATTATGTGACCTTCCATTTAAGCCTTTCAGTGTAAAGAATGGTGTaggccggccaggcgcagtggctcacacctataatcccagcactgtgggaggctgaggcaggtggattacgaggtcaggagttcaagaccagcctggccaagatggtgaaaccccatctctactaagaatataaaaaaattacccaggcatggtggtggacagtTGCTGAGGCAgacagttgcttgaacccaggaggcagaggttgcagtgagctgagatcgcaccactacactccagcctgggtgacagagcaagactacatctcaaaaaaagaaaagaaaagaatggtgtAGGCAGTGCTACTGTCTTCAGCAAGATGCGACATTTcagctctttatttatttagagaaaacTGCTGGCATTGGAGGTGAGGAAAAATAGCAGGGAAAGGCCATAAGCCACCAGTCTGTTTGAGGGTGCACATTTGGAACAGGTGCCAGGAAGTCACCTAATTTCTTGGgcctcggtttcttcatctgcaaaattaaAAGACTGGATTCAAAGATTACATCAGGCTTTAGGAATCATTGATCATCTGGCTTTGAAAGGAGGGAAaccgaaatttttttttttttttttttggccagagtctcactgtgttttgcccaggctggagtgcagtggcacgatcttagctcactgcaacctctgcctcctgaggtcaagtgattatcctgcctcagcctcccgagtagctgggattacaggtgcatgccaccatgcccagctaatttttatatttttagtagagacagagtttcaccatgttggccagactggtcttgaactcctgacctcaagtcatcctcccgcctcagcctcccaaagtgctggaattacaggcatgaggcaccatgctaGGCCtcattttgagtttttattgAGCTTAATTTAGAGTTTCACTATGCTGCTTGCTAATTGGTATCTAACATGAAGAGCaaggatcaaaagagaaaaacaaagacccGACTGGTtgctttcccctttccccttaCTTTGCCATCTAGGATCAGAGAGCAGTGTGAATTTTCCCCTTGgtgcctgggggtgggggagccagGGAGAAACACATAGTGAAGCTTCCTATTTTGTTTATTAACTTCCACCCCATGTCTTATGTTCAACCATTGATGtaatcaatattatttttatgtgatgGGCTACACTTTTGGCACTCCACCCCCCAATCTAGAAGCACAACCTTCTTTTTAACTAACAACCTTGTCCTGATTAAGAGAGTATGGACAGTAGAGGTTAAATACTGTTTGGAGTCTACTACAGATACCTGAGGGATAATCAGAATTTTATACATATGCTTGGCCTCTTGAATTTTCTATAtctacttgaaaaatatttaaaatatttattcaaaataaattccaaatgtaGAGTGTAAACAAACTCAAACATTTCTTCTGATTTCTGTCACCTCTTCTACTCAACTCAAAAATATCTTGCGTGAACTCTTAATTATTCAAAGGTTAATCAAGTGCATAGTTACATATGCACTTGCCTCTAccacctctctctgcctcctgcattaGGTATAATGACTTCTGAAATGGTTTTGCTCTAGGAGGTTTAGTGAATTTTGAGTAAAGTTAAAATTTGTGGATTATCTGTGAATTGGATTGATTTTGCCAGTTTCATCCTATTGGGAGATACTACAGCTGCTGGTTTTTGGTGATTATTGTCAATTCTACATTACAGATGTTAGAGCAGTGGAGTGGCAAAGAAAGTTCAAGTGCATACAGTGAGCATTTTACCTAATATCATGTATTTGTAAGGTCTTATGAGTCTGGGCACGCTTACCCACATAGGAATGCCTAAATGGATGCCAATTGTTAGAAAATCATATTCAGATTATAATATATTGCTGAGACCCAGAGaaaattattcatatatattaagtATGGTATAAAAAACTCACATAGGGGAAAATGATGGAAAAAgaggttatttttaaagaataagaaattcTAAACCTTGCAAAGATTAACATAAAAGGCACCATAATCTATGCTTTTGTTTGTAATAGttggcaagaatttttttttctttttgtagaaacagaatcTTGCCGTGTTTCCCAGTcttgtctcgaacccctgggctcaagcgatccttttgctttggcctcccaaagtgctgggattatgtgtgagccactgtggctggctggCAAGAATATAATATGTTAGCACATACAGTTCCTTTATTTTAAacctttgtatttcatttttctctttcaggcTAATTTGTGTTTTGTGGACATTGACAACCATTTTATTGAGTTGCCTGAAGAATTTCCACAGTTCCCCAATAAAGTGGATTTTATCCAAGAACTCTCTGAGGTTCTTGTTCAATTTGGGATCCCTCCTGAGGGCAGCCTACATTGCAGTGAGAGTACCAGCAAACTGAAGAATATGGTTCTGAAAGACTTGGTCAATGACAAAAAGAACGGCAATGTCTGTACTAATAACATCAGCATGTATGAGTTACTGAAGGGCAATGAAACCATAGCCCGCTTGCAGGCTCTGGCCAAGCGTACTGGTGTGGCTGTGGAAAAAATGGACCTCTCTGCTTCTCTGGGTGAAAAAGACAAGGATTTAAAACTGCATTGTGAAGAGGCAGAACTAAGGGACTACCAGCTCAATGTACAGCTCCGAGAGGTCTTTGCTAACCGTTTTACACAGATGTTTGCAGATTACGAAGCATTTGTCATTCAGACTGCCCAGGACATGGAATCCTGGCTGACCAACCGGGAACAGATGCAGAACTTTGACAAAGTAAAAAGAACCATAGTTTTCCTTTTGTGGTTATTAGTGgctttattattgattttaacatttttaaattttttattcttctgtgcCTATGCTTACCCATATATTATTGATTTTGTTAACCTTTTTTAAATGCAGACTTTTTGTCTTCCAGCCCATTAAGAACTTTACCAAGTATTTTTAcattagataaaataattttacaagcaAATAAACCAGCTCATTGAACTGGTCATTAAATTGTGTGTTAAATTGCCTGTAAtctcattttcaatttttctttacctTAAAGATGCTTAAATTATAGAaactcaggccgggcacagtggctcatgcctgtaatcccagaactttgggaggccgaggcggacggatcacgaggtcaggagtttgagaccagcctggccaatatggtgaaaccccgtctctacgaaaaatacaaaaaattagccgggtgtggtggcgcacacctgtagtcccagctactcaggaggctgaggcaggagaatcgcttgaacctgggaggcagaggttgtagtgagccaagatagcgccactgtactccggcctgggcaacagagagagactccatctcaaaaataaataaataaataaataaattatagaaactCTTACATTTTGCAGGTTTTCCAAATCTGTTAATACTGTTTAACCTTATAACAGTTTTATTTACTCTTACTTTATGATCAAGTATGGTTAAATAAGCCTACTCCTTTTTGAAGAAATCTATTTATTTAGTCTAGAAATCATTTATTTAGTCTTTATCCTATCAGGAAGTCACAACTTGTCCATGTAAAGTTAACAGTTTGGTTTCAGAAGCCAAATTTCTCTATCTCATTTTAAgatcaaaggagaaaaagagtgACTAAATTAAGTTTTATGGCTGTAAGTGTAAAACAATTCCAAAGATTTTGGAAAGGGAAGTCAGAAAATATACCCGCTTTCCTTGTCCTGTGATTTCTAAGGGGTACTGGATTCTTCTGCCAGTTTTTTTTCACCTATCtcccagattttatttttcagacagatgCACTTAGGGTTGTATAGTAACTCTTTTAGGTCACCAGGGTACAGTTTAGTTCTTTACTGCTGTGATTGCTGAGGTATAATACTGCTATTAGAATGTATCATGGGTTTCACTAAGTGGCCTCTTTGGGTCATGAAAGGCCTTCTAAAGGGGCTGATACATTCCAAGAGGCTAATCTACAATATTGGAGAATTTttggaaataatgaaaaattttcgTAAAGGTacaagtggctgggcatggtggctcacacttgtaatcccaacactaggaggttgaggctggaggatcatttgaggccaggagtgtgagaccagcctaggcaacatagtgagatctcatctctacaaaaaattttaaaattagccgggcatggtggtgtgctcctctgGTCCCAgtgactctggaggctgaggtgagatcacttgagcttcagaagttgaggctgcagtgagccaagatgatgccactgcacttcagcttgggctagcgagtgagaccctgtctcaaaaaaacaaataaaagataatttttttacttCATCAGATATTTTTTCTGTTGGAGGATGATATTGTATGTTGAACAGTTACGTTCTGGTGTTCTTTGTTTTTCCCCACATCAGACAGGTAATGTTCTAACATGGTAACAAAGTTTGAGGAAGGTACATCTCACACATGAGCATGAAAAGCCGATTATTACATTTATGAACTACAAAAGCATCCTGATGCACTTACGTTTGAGAAAACTTCTTTAATATTAACAAGACTTCACTTCTTTAAGTGTATGCCCTTAGGTTCCTTTTTCGTTAGTCTTAACCATTTTCCATACTTTTTCCTATCTAGCTTAGAACTAatctgtgggctgggcacagtggctcacgcctgtaatcccaacactttgggaggctgaggcgggtgaatcacgaggtcaggagatcgagaccatcctggctaacatggtgaaacctcgtctctactaaaaatacaaaaaaattagccgggcgtggtggcaggcgcctatagtcccagctacttgggaggctgaggcaggagaatggcgtgaacccaggaggtggagcttggcagtgagccgagattgcaccactggacgccagcctgggcaacagcgagactctgtctcaaaaaaaaaaaaaaaaaaaaaactaatctgTGTATATCCATGGTTTATCCTTGGGACAATTCAAATTCTTACCTAAATCAAGCCCTGatacttccttccttcttaatCTTTATGTAGCCTCAAactatataaatggaattcttTTTACATAAcccctaaagaaatgaaaattttctgtTGGATTCCAGAAGGCTTATAAGTACCTTTCACTAGGAAAATTTGCAGGACATACTAGTCGTACAAGCCAAATCTTTGTTGACCTAAAATTTTATAGtctatgagggtctgaatatcAAAAGCCAGATCTTtggcccactttttaaaaaaaaaggctatttGATGTATGAAAAGTAAGATGTTTATTGGTGAAGGTGAACTGATTTCTAGAGACTACTGTGAATCTTTCTGTGGTTATTTGGATTTATGTATATACACCTGAACTATGGAACTACTTAAAGTGAATAAGTGGATTTCTATAAGGAAATTTTAAGAAGACCTCCTAAATTTCAGAATGAAAGTAAATATGCTAGCAAGAAGCTgatgagtatttttaaaagtcaccttatgtcagaatttatttctctttcctctttcccctttccccttctgGCTTCTgccatgcaaaaataaaaaccaacccAGCAACCAAAATAGGAATTTACTTCCAAATTTACTTCCAGATTTTAGTACTGCATTGAATGTAGAATCCCTGTACACACATGAGCATGgaagaacaacagaaaaaaaaatgacacttttAATTAGGAACTGATTACGATGTACTGAACCATCCCATGCATCAGACAGGCTAGTAACAGGAAAGGTGTACAGCTTATCGTACATGTTATCCAAAGGCTTGCTTCTGATGGTTTTTCAGGCAatgatttggtttttttttgtttgtttttttggaaatggggtttcactatgtttctttaggctggcctcaaactcctgggctcacaggatcctccggcttcagcctccctagtggctgggactgtaggtggccaccaccatgcccagcttccagGCAGTGCCTTTTTTAGTTGTTAAGGCTGAGACTGTTGTGTCAGCACAGGTGTGGAAGGAATTTTTCCTTGGCTTAACACTCATCTATTGatttctcacagagttaaagagTCTAGAAAAGCATTCacttaaagaagaacaaaataactTCACCCATAAGCATAAATTCCATGTCTTTTTTAAGATTAATGCTGATGTGTTTATTGTATCAGTTAATCATCTCACTACCTTGTGGCTTGAAAGTATATTTCATAGGCTAGGAATAGAGAACAGAAGGAATTACAACttgtagccgggcgcggtggctcacgcctgtagtcccagcactttgggaggccgaggcgggcggatcatgaggtcaggagatcgagaccatcttggctaacacggtgaaaccccgtctctactaaaaattcaaaaaaattagccgggtgtggtggcaggtgcccgtagtcccagctactcaggaggctgaggcaggagaatggcatgaacccgggaggtgggagcttgcagtgagccgagatcatgccactgcactccagcctgggtgacagagcgagactctgtctcaaagaaaaaataaaacgaaATTACAACTCATTGGGGAAAGGGATAAAAATTTTTAACTGCAAGTGAAGTGGATGATTGACAGTTGTATAGCAACTTATCTGCCATCTTTCGTTACTGATGCCCTCTTTGCTACATAATGGTCATAAGGATCAGAATGTAAATTTTGTAAGGTAAGATCAGTGCTAAAGACCTAAGTGACGTACATTCTCTAAATttaggaaaatggaaagaaaagtggatttttaaggatttttgaaTTTCAAGTGTCAGttttataagatttaaaaaagGAATGTCCTGAGTTAACATAATTTTCAGGCTTATCATGTAGTGTTGAGATGGTCTCTTTGCACTAATAATTTCCTAATTATCTCATTACAGGCTTCCTTTCTGTCTGACCAGCCTGAGCCTTACCTGCCATTTCTTTCACGCTTCATTGAAACACAGATGTTTGCCACCTTTATTGATAATAAAATtatgtctcagtgggaagagaaaGATCCTTTGCTTCGGGTCTTTGACACTCGGATTGATAAGATAAGGCTGTATAATGTAAGGGCACCCACCTTGCGGACATCTATATATCAGAAATGCAGCACTTTAAAAGAAGCAGGTACATTTGCCAtgccttttaaattaaattaaaatccaTTATCGCTTTTTTCCCACAAATTGTTGGCCTTATGTAcaacaaaattaattttcagttttagaCTTCATGGCTAACCTGGTACTACATCACgaaatgctttgtaaatttttctttctgagtcCCACTCCTACTTGACGTTCCTCTTCTCTTAGAAGaggaaaaacaataataaattgaATCAAGTATGTCTGGAAGGTtgctatgatttttgtttttgtttttgtttttgagatggatctcactctgtcacccagcctagagtgcagtggcgcgatcttgactcactgcaacctccgcctcccgggttcaaatgtttctcctgcctctgcctcccaagtagctgggattacaggcacgcaccatcacgcctgactaatttttgtatttttatagagatgggatttcaccatgttggccaggctggtctcgaactgctgacctcaggtgatctgccctcctcagcctcccaaagtgctgagattacaggtgtgagccaccatgtccagcctgacttttgttttattctctttattgcctaaatggaaaaaatgttaatttctgTCTTGCtacttatgtttctttttctttttctttttctttttcttttttttttttttttgaggtggagtctcactctgtcgcccaggctggagtacagtggcgccatcttggctcactgcaagtgacacctcccgggttcacgccattctcctgcctcagcctcccgagtagctgggactataggcgcccgccaccacacccggctaattttttgaattttcagtagagacggggtttcactgtgttagccaggatggtctcggtctcccgacctcgtgatccgcccacctcggcctcccaaagtgctgggattacaggcgtgggccactgcgcctggccttatgtttcatttttatttctcacctCTTCTCTATATCCAAGAAAGgataagtatttatttaaaacagtaaATCTTAGATTCTGCTTAATTTACATACTAAAACAGTATCTTTGCTTTAGTAGTGCCATTAATTATAATAGCTTCACTTATTGAAATTAAATCTGActcaggctgggcgtgatggttcacacctttaatcccagcactttggaatgccaaggccagcggatcacttgaggtcaggagttcaagaccagcctggccgacatggcgaaaccccatctctactaaaaatacaaaaattagccaggtgtggtgtcatgcgcctgtaatcccagctactagggaggctgacatagaagaatcacttgaacccgggaagcggaggttgcagtgagccaatgtggcaccactgcactcccgcctgggcaacagagcaagactccgtctcaaaaaaataaaaagaaagcagttAAATCTGAGTCTTAGCCAGTCTTGTCTAGGAGTGTAATATAGtccattaaataaataatcatattaaTAGCCAACATGAGTATTTACTATGTCAGTCATCATGCCAGatgttcatgaatttttttttttcttttgagacagggtctcacttgttgcctaggctggagtgcagtggtgccatcatggctcactgcagcctcaacttcctgggcttaggtgatgtTCCTACCGCAGCCTCCTGGGgaactggtactacaggcatgtgccaccaccctcgggtaattttttgcattttttgtagagacagggtttcaccatgttgctcaggttatTATCTTACcttggttggtcttgaactcctgggcttaagtgatccacctgcttcagtttcccaaagtgctgggattacaggtgtgagcccagcaCCCTTTTTTTTTGTGAAACAGAATctcgctgtcactcaggctggagtgcagtggtgccatctcggctcactgcaacctctgcctcctgggttgaagtgatcctcccaccacagcctcccaagtagctgggactacagatgcatgccaccatgcctggctaattttttgtatttttggtagagacagggattcacgatgttgctcaggctggtcttgaactcctgagctcaaacaaaacacctgccttggcctcccaaaatgctaggattacaggcatgagccatcatgtctggcctggaatacttatttttattttattactgccctc
The Pan troglodytes isolate AG18354 chromosome 10, NHGRI_mPanTro3-v2.0_pri, whole genome shotgun sequence genome window above contains:
- the DENND5B gene encoding DENN domain-containing protein 5B isoform X11, whose protein sequence is MSGSCAAPGPGSGSSPAACRFAHYFVLCGIDADSGLEPDELAGENFDQSPLRRTFKSKVLAHYPQNIEWNPFDQDAVNMLCMPKGLSFRTQTDNKDPQFHSFIITREDGSRTYGFVLTFYEEVTNYQRLMTVAEGITTLLFPFQWQHVYVPILPASLLHFLDAPVPYLMGLQSKEGTDRSKLELPQEANLCFVDIDNHFIELPEEFPQFPNKVDFIQELSEVLVQFGIPPEGSLHCSESTSKLKNMVLKDLVNDKKNGNVCTNNISMYELLKGNETIARLQALAKRTGVAVEKMDLSASLGEKDKDLKLHCEEAELRDYQLNVQLREVFANRFTQMFADYEAFVIQTAQDMESWLTNREQMQNFDKVKRTIVFLLWLLVALLLILTFLNFLFFCAYAYPYIIDFVNLF